From the Sphingomonas aliaeris genome, one window contains:
- a CDS encoding sensor histidine kinase, with product MNRWLRSLRGRLLLIAAASTLAALLFAGFAIGHVLERVVMRGLDERLDTQVRILARAVRPDGTLDTARAVDLPDFGRIGSGWSWRVDGPTGHFTSAAGAPDVPVIRSPDARAPRPDPALRHDDGPRHDDDGIRPGEIDDSSGQRLHARQTVVATPAGPVTIAAAGPRRVVAAPLREALLPLLASLAILGIGLGVATFVQLRLGLRPLTRLRTALVDVRAGRRSHVPADQPEELAGIVGELNALIDQNEAGLSAARRHVSNLAHGMKTPLAALAMKLSEDGRDPDGSLSAMVAEVDARVRHHLGRARAATPAGRSRARTPLLPALMDLATVLDRLHADRPVRFETDVPADLALAVDPQDLDEMLGNLLDNARRHARSELSVRVEVLNTLATILIEDDGPGLAETAMRDALVPGQRLDEAGEGYGFGLSIVQELAELNGGTLSLGRSERAGWGLAVTLTLPRALLAG from the coding sequence ATGAACCGCTGGCTCCGGTCCCTACGCGGTCGCCTGCTGTTGATCGCCGCGGCCTCGACGCTCGCCGCCTTGCTGTTTGCGGGCTTCGCGATCGGCCATGTGCTGGAACGAGTCGTGATGCGCGGACTGGACGAACGCCTCGATACGCAGGTGCGTATCCTCGCCCGCGCGGTCCGCCCGGACGGCACGCTCGACACCGCCCGCGCCGTCGACCTCCCCGATTTCGGCCGGATCGGCTCGGGCTGGTCGTGGCGCGTCGATGGCCCCACAGGACACTTTACCAGCGCAGCCGGTGCCCCGGACGTTCCCGTAATCCGCTCCCCCGACGCACGCGCCCCCCGCCCCGACCCGGCCCTCCGGCACGACGACGGCCCTCGCCACGACGATGACGGCATCCGACCCGGCGAGATAGACGACTCCTCCGGGCAACGGCTGCACGCGCGACAGACGGTCGTCGCGACCCCGGCCGGCCCGGTCACGATCGCAGCCGCTGGCCCACGTCGCGTCGTCGCCGCGCCGCTGCGCGAGGCGCTTCTGCCGTTGCTCGCCTCGCTCGCCATCCTCGGCATCGGCCTGGGCGTCGCGACCTTCGTGCAACTCCGGCTCGGCCTGCGCCCGCTGACCAGGCTGCGCACCGCGTTGGTCGACGTGCGCGCCGGACGGAGGAGCCACGTGCCCGCCGACCAGCCGGAGGAACTCGCCGGGATCGTCGGCGAACTGAACGCGCTGATCGACCAGAACGAGGCCGGCCTTTCCGCCGCGCGTCGCCACGTTTCCAATCTGGCGCATGGCATGAAGACCCCGCTCGCCGCGCTTGCGATGAAACTCAGCGAAGACGGCCGCGATCCGGACGGCAGCTTGTCGGCGATGGTGGCAGAAGTCGATGCCCGCGTCCGCCATCATCTCGGCCGCGCCCGCGCCGCCACGCCCGCCGGACGCAGCCGCGCGCGCACGCCGCTCCTGCCCGCCCTCATGGATCTCGCGACCGTACTCGACCGCCTTCACGCCGATCGCCCGGTGCGCTTCGAAACCGACGTCCCCGCCGATCTCGCGCTTGCTGTCGATCCGCAGGATCTGGACGAGATGCTGGGCAATCTGCTCGACAATGCCCGCCGTCATGCCCGGTCGGAGTTGTCCGTTCGTGTGGAGGTCCTAAATACGCTGGCGACGATCCTGATCGAGGATGATGGCCCTGGGCTTGCGGAAACCGCGATGCGCGACGCGCTCGTTCCCGGTCAAAGGCTCGACGAGGCGGGCGAAGGCTATGGCTTCGGCCTGTCGATCGTGCAGGAACTGGCTGAACTGAACGGCGGCACGCTGTCGCTCGGCCGTTCCGAACGCGCCGGCTGGGGGCTCGCCGTGACCCTCACGCTGCCCCGCGCGCTACTGGCCGGATAA
- a CDS encoding IS110 family RNA-guided transposase, whose translation MSHSDLFVGIDVAKDELVIHAHPAGMLWRVPNTKTGIAALGRKLVRLAGTACLRIGFEASGGYERKLAILLDRMDVTAYLLDPARVRSFARAERQLAKTDPLDAAVIARCLAALHPELTPYVHDPEAVRLAEHVRMRDLAVAQAVQFGNQLESIADPAMRRLVVAQVARLKALVLRIEKAIASVIAASPDLAAREALLRTAPGVGPVVAACLLARMPELGRLSSRQVAALAGLAPFDRQSGKTSRPGRCSGGRPSIRRCLYLAALSIARSGKGQLAATTNRLREAGKPFKLAIVATMRKLLVTLNAMVKNNTEYRTA comes from the coding sequence ATGTCACACTCCGACCTCTTTGTCGGCATCGATGTTGCCAAGGACGAACTCGTTATCCACGCTCATCCGGCAGGAATGCTCTGGCGGGTACCCAATACCAAGACCGGCATTGCCGCACTCGGCCGCAAGCTTGTCCGGCTTGCCGGTACGGCGTGCCTGCGGATCGGCTTCGAGGCATCGGGCGGTTACGAGCGCAAGCTCGCCATCCTGCTCGATCGGATGGACGTTACAGCCTATCTCCTCGATCCGGCACGCGTGCGCAGTTTCGCCCGTGCCGAGCGACAACTCGCGAAAACCGACCCACTCGATGCGGCCGTCATCGCGCGGTGTCTGGCAGCACTGCATCCCGAACTGACGCCCTATGTCCATGATCCCGAGGCCGTGAGGCTGGCCGAGCATGTCCGCATGCGCGATCTTGCCGTCGCCCAGGCGGTCCAGTTCGGCAATCAGTTGGAGAGCATCGCCGATCCCGCCATGCGCCGCCTCGTCGTCGCGCAGGTCGCACGGCTCAAGGCCCTGGTTCTGCGCATCGAAAAAGCCATTGCCAGCGTCATCGCCGCCTCGCCCGATCTGGCCGCTCGCGAAGCCCTGCTCCGCACAGCACCCGGCGTCGGGCCGGTCGTTGCCGCATGCCTGCTGGCACGCATGCCAGAACTCGGACGCCTCTCCAGTCGACAGGTCGCAGCGCTTGCTGGCCTCGCCCCCTTCGATCGCCAAAGCGGCAAGACCAGCCGGCCGGGGCGATGCTCGGGCGGCAGGCCCAGCATCAGGCGTTGTCTCTATCTGGCCGCGCTCAGCATCGCGCGCTCGGGCAAGGGGCAACTCGCCGCTACCACCAACCGCCTGCGAGAGGCCGGCAAACCCTTCAAGCTTGCCATCGTCGCCACAATGCGAAAACTGCTCGTAACCCTCAACGCGATGGTCAAAAACAATACCGAATATCGCACCGCGTGA
- a CDS encoding PAS domain-containing sensor histidine kinase, with translation MSTGSMGLWEIIGQSDQSPICAFDHEYRMIAFNRAHSDEFFRIYGYRVQIGDVFPDLFLPEQADVIRGFMTRALLGEVFNVTEEFGDPELNKPYWDISYAPLRDAHGTIIGAFHHAKDISARLRAEAALRETEDALRQSQKMEAVGQLTGGVAHDFNNLLTIVQSAVEMLKLPNQKEERRARYVGAIGEAVGRASKLTQQLLAFARRQALKPTVFDIGGNIRAIDEMMRTLVGSRISIEVDIPDGSFAVNADTNQFDTALVNMVANARDAMGGAGRLKISARAVQAIPALRERPVIQGDFVAVTITDTGAGIEQGERARIFEPFFTTKPVGHGTGLGLSQVFGFARQSGGDIQVESEIGSGSSFTLYLPQVAAVEKAEAVAAVDAEGNDVVRCVLVVEDNAEVAASTVDALDQLGFTTVLATNGVEGLKEVKADAARFDVVFSDVVMPGMTGMEMGRAIREMNVGLPVVLASGYSHVLAASGTDGFELIQKPYSIDHVSRVLRRAAGTRIREAA, from the coding sequence ATGTCGACAGGATCGATGGGGCTTTGGGAAATCATCGGGCAATCGGACCAGTCTCCGATCTGCGCGTTCGACCACGAATACCGCATGATAGCGTTCAATCGGGCGCATAGCGACGAGTTTTTCCGCATCTATGGTTACCGCGTGCAGATCGGTGACGTGTTCCCCGATCTGTTTCTGCCCGAACAGGCGGACGTCATCCGGGGGTTCATGACGCGGGCGCTGTTGGGCGAAGTCTTCAACGTTACCGAGGAGTTCGGCGATCCCGAACTCAACAAGCCGTATTGGGATATTTCCTATGCGCCGCTGCGCGATGCACACGGGACGATCATCGGCGCATTTCACCACGCCAAGGATATCAGCGCGCGGTTGCGCGCAGAGGCTGCGTTGCGCGAGACCGAGGATGCGCTGCGCCAGAGCCAGAAGATGGAAGCGGTGGGGCAACTGACCGGAGGCGTCGCGCACGATTTCAACAATCTGCTGACGATCGTGCAATCCGCGGTCGAGATGCTGAAACTGCCGAACCAGAAGGAGGAACGGCGTGCGCGCTATGTCGGTGCGATCGGTGAGGCGGTGGGGCGGGCGTCGAAGCTGACGCAGCAGTTGCTCGCCTTCGCGCGGCGGCAGGCCCTGAAGCCGACCGTGTTCGATATCGGCGGCAACATCCGCGCGATCGACGAGATGATGCGGACGCTGGTCGGATCGCGGATCTCGATCGAGGTCGATATTCCGGACGGGTCGTTCGCCGTGAATGCCGATACGAACCAGTTCGATACCGCGTTGGTCAACATGGTCGCCAATGCGCGCGACGCGATGGGGGGTGCCGGGCGGCTGAAGATCTCCGCGCGGGCCGTGCAGGCGATACCGGCGTTGCGCGAGCGTCCGGTGATCCAAGGCGATTTCGTCGCGGTGACGATCACCGATACGGGCGCGGGGATCGAACAAGGCGAACGCGCGCGTATCTTCGAGCCGTTCTTCACGACCAAGCCGGTCGGTCACGGCACCGGGCTGGGCCTGTCGCAGGTGTTCGGGTTCGCGCGGCAATCGGGCGGCGACATCCAGGTCGAGAGCGAGATCGGTTCGGGGAGCAGCTTCACCCTGTACCTGCCGCAGGTCGCCGCGGTCGAAAAGGCGGAAGCGGTGGCCGCCGTCGATGCCGAGGGCAATGACGTCGTGCGATGCGTGCTGGTGGTCGAGGACAATGCCGAGGTCGCGGCGAGCACGGTGGATGCGCTGGACCAATTGGGCTTCACCACCGTCCTGGCGACCAACGGCGTCGAGGGGCTGAAGGAGGTCAAGGCCGATGCCGCGCGGTTCGATGTGGTGTTTTCGGACGTGGTGATGCCCGGGATGACCGGCATGGAGATGGGTCGTGCGATCCGCGAGATGAACGTCGGGCTGCCGGTGGTGCTGGCGAGCGGGTACAGCCATGTGCTCGCGGCGAGCGGGACGGACGGGTTCGAACTGATCCAGAAGCCGTATTCGATCGACCACGTATCCCGCGTGCTGCGGCGCGCGGCGGGGACGAGGATCCGCGAGGCGGCGTGA
- a CDS encoding TetR/AcrR family transcriptional regulator gives MEQCTASPPVKGRPREFDTDVALTAALRVFWRNGYESASMAELTAEMGITKPSLYAAFGNKEALFHKALDLYEREKLAYTVAALEAPTARGVAERFLQGALQIHLNTGDPKGCMGVISTVTCCGSEAESIKADLTTRRASSEAALIARFERAQAEGELPEGLTPFALTRFLYALLQGMSVQSSSGASCVELRQLVETTMLVWPTR, from the coding sequence ATGGAACAATGCACAGCCTCCCCGCCCGTAAAGGGCCGCCCACGCGAGTTCGACACGGATGTCGCACTCACGGCGGCACTTCGCGTCTTCTGGCGCAACGGCTACGAAAGCGCATCGATGGCGGAATTGACCGCCGAGATGGGCATCACCAAGCCCAGCCTCTATGCGGCGTTCGGTAACAAGGAAGCGCTGTTTCACAAGGCGTTGGACCTCTACGAACGCGAAAAGCTCGCCTATACCGTTGCCGCGCTCGAAGCGCCGACGGCGCGCGGCGTCGCGGAGCGTTTCCTGCAGGGTGCACTCCAGATCCATCTGAATACCGGCGACCCAAAAGGCTGTATGGGGGTCATCTCGACCGTCACCTGTTGCGGTTCCGAAGCCGAGTCGATCAAGGCGGACCTGACCACGCGGCGCGCGTCGTCCGAGGCGGCGCTGATCGCGCGGTTCGAACGTGCGCAGGCGGAGGGCGAACTGCCCGAGGGCCTGACCCCGTTCGCACTCACGCGGTTCCTGTACGCGCTGCTCCAGGGGATGTCCGTACAATCGAGCTCGGGGGCCAGTTGCGTCGAACTCAGGCAGCTCGTCGAGACGACGATGCTGGTGTGGCCGACCCGCTGA
- a CDS encoding efflux RND transporter periplasmic adaptor subunit — MNMITPIEAKADDAPAPPPEPDKRRPAWQRGALVLVPLALAGGLGAKLLNDAPATAAVPPPAAVTVAAPLVREVNEWDQYVGRFTPSRAVEIRPRVSGEVTGIHFRDGEIVRKGQLLFSIDPRPFAAALAEARANVASAASALALARSDYARAARLVDDEAISASEVDSLRAKVQASQAALAAATARVRARALDVEFTQVRAPISGRVSDRKVDAGNQVAGGEGTGGSVLTTINALDPIYFTFDGSEALYLKTQRARQPGAAPAAVEIQLQDETDHRWKGHLDFTDNGLDQRSGTIRGRAILANPGHFLTPGMFGNMRLSSGGTVKALLVPDTAVQTDQARKVVLTIDRQNAVVAKPVTLGPVIDGLRIIRSGLAPTDRVIVTGTQMAMPGATVAPRPGKIVAQPASAPAAAQPIASDATLAAPPG; from the coding sequence ATGAACATGATCACTCCGATCGAGGCCAAGGCGGACGACGCACCAGCGCCCCCGCCGGAACCGGACAAGCGCAGGCCCGCATGGCAGCGCGGCGCACTGGTGCTCGTCCCGCTCGCCTTGGCCGGCGGTCTCGGCGCAAAGCTCCTGAACGACGCCCCCGCCACCGCCGCCGTCCCCCCGCCCGCCGCAGTGACCGTCGCTGCCCCTCTGGTCCGCGAGGTCAACGAATGGGACCAATATGTCGGCCGGTTCACCCCGAGCCGCGCTGTAGAAATCCGCCCCCGCGTCTCCGGCGAAGTCACCGGCATCCACTTCCGTGACGGTGAAATCGTGCGAAAGGGCCAGTTGCTCTTCAGTATCGATCCACGTCCTTTCGCGGCGGCTTTGGCCGAGGCGCGCGCCAATGTCGCCAGCGCCGCCAGCGCGCTGGCACTCGCCCGATCGGATTATGCACGCGCCGCGCGGCTCGTCGACGACGAGGCGATCTCCGCGAGCGAAGTCGATTCCCTGCGCGCCAAGGTCCAGGCGTCCCAGGCGGCGCTCGCCGCAGCCACCGCCCGTGTCCGCGCCCGCGCGCTCGACGTCGAATTCACTCAGGTCCGCGCGCCGATCTCCGGCCGCGTCTCCGATCGCAAGGTCGATGCCGGCAACCAGGTCGCCGGCGGCGAAGGCACCGGCGGCAGCGTCCTCACCACGATCAATGCACTCGATCCGATCTACTTCACGTTCGACGGCTCGGAGGCGTTGTACCTGAAGACGCAGCGCGCGCGTCAGCCCGGCGCAGCGCCCGCCGCGGTCGAGATCCAGCTTCAGGATGAAACGGATCACCGCTGGAAAGGCCATCTCGACTTTACCGACAACGGTCTCGACCAGCGCTCCGGCACGATCCGCGGTCGCGCCATACTCGCCAATCCGGGGCATTTCCTCACCCCCGGCATGTTCGGCAACATGCGCTTGTCGAGCGGTGGCACGGTCAAGGCGCTGCTCGTTCCCGACACCGCCGTGCAGACGGATCAGGCGCGCAAGGTCGTGTTGACCATTGATCGCCAGAATGCCGTCGTCGCCAAGCCCGTGACGCTCGGCCCGGTGATAGACGGCCTGCGCATCATCCGTTCCGGGCTTGCACCCACCGACCGCGTCATCGTCACGGGCACGCAGATGGCGATGCCGGGGGCGACGGTCGCGCCACGGCCCGGCAAGATCGTCGCCCAGCCCGCATCCGCTCCCGCCGCCGCGCAGCCGATCGCGAGCGACGCGACCCTGGCCGCTCCGCCCGGCTGA